One window of Peteryoungia desertarenae genomic DNA carries:
- the tal gene encoding transaldolase produces MTSKLEQLRSMTTVVADTGDIEAVARLKPVDCTTNPSIVLKALGTDAFADAFKEAIVWGKSKGGKDEAIVGAIADRLAVSVGAALAALVPGHVSTEVDADLSFDTKASIEKAHQIIADYKARGIEKDRILIKLASTWEGIRAAEILQKEGIDCNLTLLFSKAQAIACAEAKVFLISPFVGRILDWYKKSTGQDYTAETDPGVVSVRSIYNYYKANGIETIVMGASFRNAGEIEALAGCDRLTISPQLLDELNSAQGDLPRVLSPEKATAEPMVSLDEKAFRWAMNEDAMATEKLAEGIRGFAKDLGTLRGQIAKALAA; encoded by the coding sequence ATGACCTCGAAACTCGAACAGCTTCGTTCCATGACGACCGTGGTCGCCGATACCGGTGACATCGAGGCCGTCGCCCGCCTGAAGCCGGTCGATTGCACCACCAATCCCTCCATCGTCCTGAAGGCGCTCGGCACCGATGCCTTTGCCGATGCCTTCAAGGAAGCGATCGTCTGGGGCAAGTCCAAGGGCGGCAAGGACGAGGCCATTGTCGGCGCGATCGCCGATCGTCTCGCCGTGTCCGTCGGTGCAGCTCTTGCCGCACTGGTTCCGGGCCACGTTTCGACCGAAGTCGATGCCGATCTTTCCTTCGACACCAAGGCCTCGATCGAAAAGGCGCATCAGATCATCGCCGACTACAAGGCGCGCGGCATCGAGAAGGATCGCATCCTGATCAAGCTCGCGTCCACCTGGGAAGGCATTCGTGCCGCCGAAATCCTCCAAAAGGAAGGCATTGACTGCAATCTGACGCTGCTCTTCTCCAAGGCCCAGGCAATAGCCTGCGCTGAAGCGAAGGTTTTCCTGATCTCGCCCTTCGTCGGACGTATCCTCGACTGGTACAAGAAGTCGACCGGTCAGGACTATACAGCTGAAACCGATCCGGGCGTCGTTTCGGTGCGTTCAATCTACAACTACTACAAGGCCAATGGCATCGAGACGATTGTCATGGGCGCCTCCTTTCGCAATGCCGGCGAAATCGAAGCGTTGGCAGGTTGCGACCGGTTGACGATCAGCCCACAATTGCTTGACGAGTTGAATTCCGCACAAGGTGATCTGCCACGCGTATTGTCACCTGAAAAGGCAACCGCTGAGCCCATGGTCTCCCTCGACGAAAAGGCCTTCCGCTGGGCGATGAACGAGGACGCCATGGCGACCGAAAAGCTCGCCGAAGGCATTCGCGGCTTCGCCAAGGATCTCGGCACGCTGCGCGGCCAGATCGCCAAGGCGCTGGCTGCATAA
- a CDS encoding sugar-binding transcriptional regulator, whose translation MAKLRREHHMTLSDAGGLRIRAAWLYYNEGLTQKDVADRLGISRSTVIRMLDEARKRAEVQIWISDGVADCIDLAVRLEKAYGLDEAVVVPSPDTSDAASIAKAVGLALGQFLTEVITNDMTIGVGWGRTMTASLAGFRPPSRENCKVVSLLGGIVAVRQTNPIDYTWRLASQLGAECYMFLAPLLVDSVATKRALIEECGLKAIYDLAENLDLAIVSCGDIGPHSTSLSEGFISHQTLMELVDAACVCDTMFNFLDADGNSVAHPINERVMSVDLDTLNKAKHIVLSSGGAHRAKAIRATIRRIGCNTLITDEAAARELLGLGRA comes from the coding sequence TTGGCGAAGCTCAGACGCGAACACCACATGACCCTGTCGGACGCGGGCGGCCTGCGCATCCGCGCCGCTTGGCTCTATTACAACGAGGGCCTGACGCAGAAGGACGTGGCGGATCGGCTGGGCATCAGCCGCTCAACAGTCATCCGCATGCTGGACGAGGCACGCAAGCGCGCCGAAGTGCAGATCTGGATCAGCGACGGCGTCGCCGACTGCATTGATCTCGCTGTGAGGCTGGAAAAGGCCTACGGCCTTGACGAGGCCGTTGTCGTGCCCTCGCCCGACACGTCGGACGCCGCCTCGATCGCCAAGGCCGTCGGCCTGGCGCTTGGGCAATTCCTCACGGAGGTCATCACCAATGACATGACCATCGGCGTCGGCTGGGGCCGGACCATGACGGCGTCACTCGCCGGTTTCCGCCCGCCGAGCCGCGAGAACTGCAAGGTTGTCTCCCTGCTCGGCGGTATCGTCGCGGTCCGCCAGACGAACCCGATCGACTACACCTGGCGGCTGGCAAGTCAGCTCGGCGCCGAATGCTACATGTTCCTCGCGCCCCTCCTCGTCGATTCCGTCGCGACCAAGCGGGCACTCATTGAAGAATGCGGCCTCAAGGCGATCTATGATCTCGCCGAAAATCTCGACCTCGCCATCGTCTCCTGCGGCGATATCGGACCGCATTCCACCTCGCTTTCGGAAGGCTTCATCAGCCACCAGACGCTGATGGAACTGGTCGATGCGGCTTGCGTCTGCGACACCATGTTCAACTTCCTCGATGCGGACGGCAACTCGGTTGCCCACCCGATCAACGAGCGTGTGATGTCCGTTGACCTGGACACGCTGAACAAGGCGAAACACATCGTGCTGTCTTCGGGTGGGGCGCACCGCGCCAAGGCTATTCGCGCGACAATCCGCAGGATCGGCTGCAACACGCTGATCACGGATGAGGCGGCGGCCCGGGAGTTGTTGGGGCTCGGACGCGCGTAA
- a CDS encoding type II toxin-antitoxin system RelE/ParE family toxin: MPLTVPVPGQGTIAEIRLSAQADFDILDILTKTYADFGRDALRRYELLIVTALSELALSGPPLGVVARPELGQGIYSYHLRHSRDRARHSSGIVRRPRHFILYRQIVPDLIGVGRILHDAMEVERHLPSLYGDE; encoded by the coding sequence ATGCCGTTGACAGTGCCGGTTCCCGGACAAGGGACGATAGCTGAGATCAGGCTTTCGGCACAGGCTGATTTCGATATCCTTGATATCTTGACGAAAACCTATGCGGACTTCGGTCGGGATGCACTTCGTCGATATGAACTCTTAATCGTTACGGCTCTTTCAGAACTTGCCCTATCTGGTCCTCCACTTGGTGTCGTGGCGCGGCCTGAACTTGGACAAGGCATCTACAGCTATCATCTCCGGCACAGCCGTGATCGTGCTCGACACTCAAGCGGAATTGTCCGCCGTCCAAGGCATTTCATCCTTTACAGACAAATCGTGCCCGATCTGATTGGCGTTGGTCGCATTCTGCATGACGCAATGGAGGTCGAGCGGCATCTCCCGTCGCTCTATGGTGACGAGTGA
- a CDS encoding ribbon-helix-helix domain-containing protein: protein MRNSVQLPEDISRRIDSLVESGRYDHPDDVLRDGLRLVEERVASDAAKLDALRNAANTGFADLEQGRFTDVPIERLSDHISRIGRHAVDSAGSRTRDDS, encoded by the coding sequence ATGCGCAACTCGGTCCAACTCCCCGAAGACATCAGCCGCCGGATCGACAGTCTGGTCGAATCAGGGCGCTATGATCATCCTGATGACGTGCTGCGGGACGGGCTCAGGCTTGTTGAAGAGAGGGTAGCGAGCGACGCGGCCAAACTCGATGCCCTGCGAAATGCTGCCAACACTGGTTTCGCCGATCTGGAGCAGGGGCGCTTCACGGACGTACCCATCGAAAGACTGTCCGATCACATATCGCGTATCGGTCGTCATGCCGTTGACAGTGCCGGTTCCCGGACAAGGGACGATAGCTGA
- a CDS encoding methylated-DNA--[protein]-cysteine S-methyltransferase, protein MTLASPFAFKASISEPRDVTPHTADYETVCQVIEMLTLDYQRQPSLETIAARLGQSPTQLQKTFSRWAGLSPKAFLQAVTLDHAKRLLGYEDLPLLEASHELGLSGPGRLHDLFVTHEAMSPGEWKAKGAGLVVRYGYHASPFGLALVMITERGLAGLAFADLGGEKACFEDMAKRWPRARFEPDSTATAPYAVRVFDPARWSAEEPLRVVLIGSDFQIRVWESLLSIPLGKAVTYSDIAHKIGQPTASRAVGAAVGRNPISFVVPCHRALGKSGALTGYHWGLTRKRAMLGWEAGKA, encoded by the coding sequence ATGACACTTGCCAGCCCCTTTGCCTTCAAGGCCTCCATATCCGAGCCGCGCGATGTTACGCCGCATACAGCCGATTACGAGACAGTCTGTCAGGTGATCGAAATGCTGACCCTCGATTATCAACGTCAGCCGTCCCTTGAGACAATTGCTGCTCGGCTGGGGCAGTCGCCGACGCAACTGCAGAAGACCTTTAGCCGTTGGGCTGGTCTGTCCCCCAAGGCCTTTCTTCAGGCTGTCACGCTTGATCATGCGAAGCGGCTTCTGGGTTACGAAGACCTGCCGCTGCTCGAAGCCTCTCATGAACTTGGACTCTCCGGCCCCGGCCGTCTGCATGACCTGTTTGTAACGCATGAGGCGATGAGCCCCGGCGAATGGAAGGCCAAGGGAGCCGGACTGGTCGTGCGCTATGGCTATCATGCATCCCCCTTTGGTCTCGCCCTTGTCATGATCACGGAACGCGGACTTGCAGGATTGGCCTTTGCGGATCTCGGCGGCGAGAAGGCCTGTTTTGAGGATATGGCAAAGCGCTGGCCCAGAGCGCGGTTCGAACCGGACTCGACGGCGACGGCACCCTATGCAGTCCGGGTATTTGACCCGGCGCGCTGGTCTGCGGAGGAGCCGCTGCGTGTTGTCCTGATCGGGTCGGATTTCCAGATACGGGTCTGGGAAAGCCTCTTGTCGATCCCGCTCGGCAAAGCCGTCACTTATTCCGACATTGCGCACAAGATCGGTCAGCCGACCGCCAGCCGCGCGGTGGGCGCGGCCGTCGGCCGCAATCCGATTTCCTTTGTCGTGCCTTGTCACCGGGCGCTCGGCAAGAGCGGCGCGCTCACTGGCTATCACTGGGGCTTGACCCGCAAGCGCGCCATGCTCGGCTGGGAAGCCGGAAAGGCGTGA
- a CDS encoding DUF2244 domain-containing protein translates to MEGNLEHRMETPIFAAELTPYRSLGQKGYRVLFLLTGSVCFLHAVFFAMTGAWPIVFFFGIDFLLLYGAFWLSYRSGRAREEVTVSRTDLSIRKFAPSGRMVEHRFNPFWAKFLVQRHDEIGITSMMVAGEGRRTDVGSFLNPDDRESFAKAFKSALVTARLRI, encoded by the coding sequence ATGGAAGGCAATCTTGAGCATCGTATGGAAACACCGATTTTTGCAGCCGAACTGACACCCTACCGCTCACTCGGCCAGAAGGGCTATCGCGTGCTGTTTCTGCTCACCGGTAGCGTCTGTTTCCTGCATGCGGTCTTTTTCGCAATGACAGGTGCCTGGCCGATAGTCTTCTTCTTCGGCATCGATTTTCTTCTGCTCTATGGCGCTTTCTGGCTAAGCTATCGCTCCGGGCGCGCGCGGGAGGAAGTGACAGTGTCGCGGACCGATCTTTCGATCCGCAAGTTTGCGCCATCCGGCCGCATGGTCGAGCATCGTTTCAATCCCTTCTGGGCCAAGTTTCTTGTTCAGCGTCACGATGAAATCGGTATCACCTCGATGATGGTCGCGGGTGAGGGACGGCGGACGGATGTCGGCTCGTTCCTTAACCCGGACGATCGCGAAAGCTTTGCCAAGGCCTTCAAGAGTGCCTTGGTAACCGCAAGGCTCAGGATCTGA
- the nth gene encoding endonuclease III: MTSAKPKSSTQTLKKSNLGSRKRPAARRRTAYTKAELEEIFRRFSIQRPEPKGELEHVNAFTLVVAVALSAQATDAGVNKATRALFKVADTPEKMLALGEEKVRDYIKTIGLYRNKAKNVIALSQKLVDDFGGEVPRTREELVTLPGVGRKTANVVMSMAFGIPTMAVDTHILRIGNRIKLAPGKTPDEIEDILMRIIPEQYLFHAHHWLILHGRYCCKARKPECERCVIADICKSPERTCDVPAPLVELPQQVIGATE; the protein is encoded by the coding sequence ATGACCTCAGCGAAGCCCAAATCCAGCACCCAAACTTTGAAAAAGTCAAATCTGGGGAGCCGTAAACGACCAGCGGCACGCCGTCGCACAGCCTATACGAAGGCAGAGCTTGAAGAGATCTTCCGCCGCTTCTCGATCCAGCGTCCGGAACCGAAAGGTGAGCTCGAGCATGTAAACGCCTTCACGCTTGTCGTGGCCGTTGCCCTGTCGGCCCAGGCGACCGATGCCGGCGTGAACAAGGCGACGCGCGCCCTCTTCAAGGTGGCCGATACGCCGGAAAAGATGTTGGCGCTCGGCGAGGAAAAGGTCCGCGACTACATCAAGACGATCGGGCTCTACCGCAACAAGGCGAAGAACGTTATCGCGCTCAGCCAGAAGCTGGTCGACGACTTTGGCGGCGAAGTGCCTCGCACCCGAGAGGAACTCGTTACCCTGCCCGGCGTCGGTCGCAAGACCGCCAATGTGGTGATGTCCATGGCCTTCGGCATTCCGACCATGGCCGTCGACACCCATATCCTGCGCATCGGCAACCGCATCAAGCTCGCGCCCGGCAAGACACCGGATGAGATCGAGGACATCCTGATGCGGATAATTCCGGAGCAGTATCTCTTCCACGCCCATCACTGGCTGATCCTGCACGGACGCTACTGTTGCAAGGCCCGCAAGCCGGAATGCGAGCGCTGTGTCATTGCCGATATCTGTAAGTCACCGGAAAGGACCTGCGACGTTCCAGCACCCCTCGTTGAACTGCCTCAACAAGTCATCGGTGCGACCGAGTGA
- a CDS encoding sulfate transporter family protein — protein sequence MTLDAAALSLRNLFAPETRTVFWKTLGLTILVLIGLWFGLRETFIAFAMPMIQGLVPDLPDWAGWLTFIFGILASIGLALGLALLLSPVTAIIAGLFLDDVAEVVEKRDYPEHPGGRAMPLGESIIASIKFFGVVIVGNLFALMLLFVPGINIIAFFLVNGYLLGREFFEFAAMRFRTVQEAKMFRAKHSGTVFVGGLVIAGFLAIPIVNLLTPLFAAGMMVHLHKLLSARDPDFRA from the coding sequence ATGACACTTGATGCTGCCGCACTCTCCTTGCGCAATCTGTTTGCGCCTGAAACACGCACTGTTTTCTGGAAGACCTTGGGTTTGACGATCCTGGTTCTGATCGGTCTCTGGTTCGGCCTGCGCGAGACCTTTATCGCCTTCGCCATGCCGATGATTCAGGGCCTTGTTCCAGATCTGCCGGACTGGGCCGGCTGGCTTACCTTCATTTTCGGCATACTGGCCAGCATTGGTCTTGCCCTGGGACTGGCATTGCTCTTGTCACCTGTCACCGCCATTATCGCGGGCCTGTTTCTTGATGATGTCGCCGAAGTGGTCGAGAAGCGGGACTATCCGGAGCACCCTGGAGGAAGAGCCATGCCACTGGGGGAGAGCATCATCGCCTCCATCAAATTCTTCGGTGTGGTGATTGTCGGCAATCTGTTTGCGCTGATGCTGCTCTTCGTCCCCGGGATCAATATCATCGCCTTCTTTCTGGTGAACGGCTACCTGCTTGGTCGAGAGTTTTTCGAATTCGCGGCCATGCGCTTTCGAACAGTTCAGGAAGCAAAGATGTTTCGCGCGAAGCACTCCGGCACCGTTTTTGTTGGCGGATTGGTCATTGCCGGTTTTCTGGCAATTCCGATTGTCAACCTGCTCACACCACTCTTTGCGGCCGGCATGATGGTGCATCTGCATAAGCTTCTGAGCGCCAGAGACCCAGACTTCCGGGCCTGA
- a CDS encoding carbon-nitrogen hydrolase family protein — MKIAVIQMQPVAADIRANLEKIVQAAESASAMGADLLLAPELALSGYALGPRFADVAEPRDGNMVSALLDIAAEFELAICAGFPERDGSGIYNSAVLVRPDGSAECYRKTHLYGEAERAAFRPGDERPHVFDLCGIRTGMLVCYDVEFPENVRSLALAGAELVLVPTALPNGVISRRIADMVVPVRALENGVFIAYADLCGSEGEMRYGGRSVIVSPDGDEIARAGMGETLLIAEIDPDAYLEARRQNPYLTDRRPLLYRLD, encoded by the coding sequence ATGAAAATCGCAGTTATCCAGATGCAGCCGGTCGCTGCCGATATACGCGCCAATCTCGAAAAGATCGTTCAGGCGGCTGAATCAGCGAGCGCCATGGGTGCCGATCTGCTCCTCGCGCCGGAGCTTGCCTTGAGCGGCTATGCGCTCGGTCCACGCTTTGCCGATGTCGCCGAGCCGCGCGACGGTAACATGGTGTCAGCCCTCCTCGACATTGCCGCCGAGTTTGAGCTTGCCATCTGTGCAGGCTTTCCGGAGCGGGATGGATCAGGCATCTACAATTCTGCCGTGCTCGTGCGCCCGGATGGTTCGGCTGAATGCTACCGTAAGACACATCTTTACGGCGAGGCGGAACGGGCTGCCTTTCGGCCCGGAGACGAAAGACCGCATGTCTTTGATCTGTGCGGTATCCGGACCGGAATGTTGGTCTGCTATGATGTCGAGTTCCCGGAAAATGTTCGGAGCCTTGCGCTTGCCGGTGCAGAACTCGTTCTTGTCCCGACTGCGCTGCCAAATGGCGTGATCAGCCGGCGGATTGCCGATATGGTGGTCCCGGTCCGGGCTCTTGAGAATGGCGTCTTCATTGCCTATGCGGATCTCTGCGGATCAGAGGGCGAAATGCGCTATGGTGGCCGCTCTGTTATTGTATCTCCCGATGGAGATGAGATTGCGCGAGCAGGCATGGGCGAGACACTGCTGATCGCCGAGATCGATCCGGACGCCTATCTCGAGGCTCGTCGACAAAACCCCTACCTCACGGATCGCCGTCCGCTTCTCTACAGGCTCGATTGA
- a CDS encoding exopolysaccharide biosynthesis protein: protein MDTNTGRQGSVDESKPRRRGFRRRPSRGRRLSKILDTLAGDDTRERVSVGDIFAAMGDRAFGALLLIFALPNILPTPPGTSSVLGAPLVFLSAQLMLGRSPWLPRIIAKRSMTRSDFALVVARISPWLARGERMLKPRFSMLVYPPFEYVIGFLCLMLAIILILPIPLGNILPAIAVCLFSFGLLERDGISVLCGCGMFVLSLSVVAGVLLAMIKGVILLLNASLT from the coding sequence ATGGATACAAACACAGGGCGTCAGGGTTCCGTAGACGAGTCCAAGCCGCGACGCAGGGGTTTTCGTCGACGTCCGTCTCGTGGGCGCCGTCTATCGAAGATCCTTGATACACTTGCCGGCGATGACACCCGCGAGCGTGTCTCCGTGGGCGATATCTTTGCCGCAATGGGCGACCGTGCGTTTGGCGCGCTGCTTCTGATTTTTGCCCTTCCGAACATCCTGCCGACGCCGCCCGGCACGTCATCCGTTCTTGGGGCGCCGCTTGTTTTCCTTTCAGCGCAATTGATGCTTGGACGAAGCCCGTGGTTGCCCAGGATTATTGCGAAACGCTCCATGACACGCTCCGATTTCGCCCTGGTCGTCGCCCGCATTTCACCTTGGCTTGCGCGCGGCGAACGCATGCTGAAGCCGCGCTTCAGCATGCTGGTTTACCCACCGTTTGAGTATGTTATCGGCTTTCTCTGCCTTATGCTGGCGATCATTCTCATCTTACCCATCCCGCTTGGGAACATTCTTCCGGCGATTGCGGTATGTCTTTTCTCCTTTGGCCTCCTGGAACGGGATGGAATCAGTGTGCTTTGCGGCTGTGGGATGTTTGTCTTGTCTTTGAGCGTGGTCGCAGGTGTGTTGCTTGCGATGATCAAAGGCGTCATCCTGTTGCTTAATGCTTCGCTCACATGA
- a CDS encoding ABC transporter ATP-binding protein, which translates to MAEALMEKQEFVASETESVLSVRNLTTSFRIGSQWRSVVRDMNFDIAPRETVAIVGESGSGKSVTSLSVMRLLPENSSRIEGSVKLAGRELLDLDREAMRQVRGNDISMIFQEPMTSLNPIFPIGKQIAEAILCHRNVSAAEAKDEVLRLLDKVRIPNAKNRFDEYPHQFSGGMRQRVMIAMALASRPKLLIADEPTTALDVTIQGQILDLIKQLQDEEGMAVLFITHDMGVVAEISDRTIVMFRGEAVETGTTDDIFNRGRHPYTRALLSAVPKLGSMGGRERPMRFPVIDIASGETVVPETEAGGVEESARPVLEVKNLTTRFDIRSGLFGRKSGAVHAVENVSFDLRPGETLALVGESGCGKSTTGRSITRLVEPSGGEISVDGYQVGQLGAAELRRMRRTIQMVFQDPFASLDPRMSVGEAVMEPFIEHKLGSKNEARDKAADLLERVGLGADMMPRYPHEFSGGQRQRIAIARSLMLDPKIIVADEAVSALDVSIKAQVCNLLLDLQQSFNLAYLFISHDMAVVERVSHRVAVMYLGEIVEIGPRQAVFDNPQHPYTKKLMAAVPVPDPARRNLKRNLNTEEIKSPIRPVGFVPPQRQYRQVGEGHLVQA; encoded by the coding sequence ATGGCGGAAGCCTTGATGGAAAAGCAGGAATTCGTGGCGTCCGAGACAGAGTCAGTACTGTCAGTCAGAAATCTGACAACTTCGTTCAGGATCGGTAGCCAATGGCGTTCGGTCGTGCGTGACATGAACTTCGACATTGCGCCACGGGAAACCGTCGCGATCGTGGGTGAATCCGGTTCAGGGAAAAGCGTGACATCGCTGTCTGTCATGCGACTGCTGCCCGAAAATTCCAGCCGGATCGAGGGGAGCGTAAAGCTCGCGGGGCGTGAGTTGCTTGATCTGGACCGCGAAGCCATGCGGCAGGTTCGCGGCAATGATATCTCGATGATCTTTCAGGAGCCGATGACCAGTCTCAATCCCATCTTTCCGATTGGGAAGCAGATCGCTGAGGCTATCCTTTGCCACCGGAACGTTTCTGCCGCAGAGGCCAAGGACGAGGTCCTGCGCCTGCTGGACAAGGTGCGAATTCCCAACGCGAAAAACCGCTTTGACGAATATCCCCACCAGTTCTCGGGTGGCATGCGCCAGCGTGTGATGATCGCGATGGCGCTGGCCTCTCGTCCCAAGCTGCTGATTGCCGACGAGCCGACCACTGCTCTCGATGTGACGATCCAGGGACAGATCCTCGATCTCATCAAGCAATTGCAAGACGAAGAAGGCATGGCCGTATTGTTTATCACTCACGACATGGGCGTGGTTGCGGAGATTTCGGACCGTACAATCGTGATGTTCCGTGGCGAAGCGGTCGAAACCGGAACGACGGACGACATATTCAACCGTGGTCGTCATCCCTATACGCGGGCACTTCTTTCCGCTGTGCCAAAGCTTGGCTCGATGGGCGGGCGGGAACGTCCGATGCGGTTTCCGGTGATTGACATTGCCAGCGGTGAAACGGTTGTCCCCGAGACGGAGGCTGGTGGCGTTGAAGAGTCCGCGCGTCCGGTGCTGGAAGTGAAGAACCTCACCACACGCTTCGACATCCGCTCGGGTCTATTTGGTCGCAAGAGCGGGGCGGTCCACGCGGTGGAGAATGTCTCCTTTGATCTTCGCCCGGGAGAGACTCTGGCTCTCGTGGGCGAATCCGGCTGTGGCAAGTCTACGACCGGTCGCTCGATCACGCGGCTTGTTGAACCTTCGGGCGGTGAGATCTCTGTGGACGGTTATCAAGTCGGACAGCTAGGCGCGGCCGAGTTGCGCCGCATGCGGCGGACTATCCAGATGGTTTTCCAGGATCCCTTTGCAAGTCTTGATCCGCGCATGAGCGTGGGTGAAGCGGTCATGGAGCCGTTTATCGAGCATAAGCTCGGCAGCAAGAACGAAGCTCGTGACAAGGCAGCCGATCTGCTCGAACGTGTCGGCCTCGGCGCTGATATGATGCCCCGTTATCCCCATGAGTTCTCCGGCGGCCAGCGGCAGCGCATTGCCATCGCCCGTTCGCTTATGCTTGATCCGAAAATCATCGTGGCAGACGAAGCCGTCTCGGCGCTCGATGTTTCGATCAAGGCCCAGGTTTGCAATCTGCTGCTCGATCTGCAGCAGAGTTTCAATCTGGCCTATCTCTTCATAAGCCACGACATGGCTGTTGTAGAGCGTGTCAGCCATCGAGTTGCGGTGATGTATTTGGGTGAGATTGTCGAGATCGGCCCGCGTCAGGCAGTTTTCGACAATCCGCAACATCCGTATACCAAGAAGCTGATGGCGGCTGTCCCGGTGCCGGATCCCGCGCGGCGCAATCTGAAGCGCAATCTGAATACCGAAGAAATCAAGAGCCCGATCCGGCCCGTCGGCTTTGTTCCGCCTCAGCGTCAGTACCGTCAGGTCGGCGAGGGTCATCTGGTGCAGGCCTGA
- a CDS encoding M20 aminoacylase family protein encodes MPILNRASELQPEVAEWRRHLHQNPELLYDVHGTAAFVADKLKEFGCDVIKTGLGRTGVVGIIKGNRGEGPVVGFRADMDALPIHEASGKPWASKIPGKMHACGHDGHTAMLLGAAKYLAETRNFKGSIAVIFQPAEEGGGGAREMVEDGMMDIFGISQVYGMHNHPGMNVGTFSTRKGAVMAAADQFDIEIVGRSGHAAQPHKSVDPVLAAAHVVVALQSIAARETDPLKSVVVTVTTIHGGDAYNVIPDSVKLTGTVRTLLPELRDMAEARIGEIVNGVALAMGAKAKVTYKRGYPVTINHEAETEFSLDVLRKVVGPHAVSDAFPPAMGAEDFSYMLEARPGSFVFIGNGDTANLHNSAYDFNDEIIPYGISYWVTLAETALAA; translated from the coding sequence ATGCCCATTTTGAACAGAGCAAGCGAATTGCAGCCGGAAGTCGCCGAATGGCGCCGCCACCTGCATCAGAATCCAGAGCTTCTCTACGATGTTCACGGCACGGCTGCTTTCGTTGCGGATAAGCTCAAGGAATTCGGCTGCGACGTCATCAAGACCGGTCTTGGCCGTACCGGCGTGGTTGGTATCATCAAGGGCAATCGCGGTGAAGGTCCGGTTGTCGGTTTCCGGGCCGATATGGATGCGCTTCCAATCCATGAGGCGAGTGGCAAGCCCTGGGCATCGAAGATACCTGGAAAAATGCATGCTTGCGGTCACGACGGCCACACGGCGATGTTGCTCGGTGCTGCCAAGTACCTGGCTGAAACCCGCAATTTCAAGGGTTCGATCGCAGTCATTTTCCAGCCCGCCGAAGAGGGCGGTGGCGGTGCTCGCGAGATGGTCGAGGACGGCATGATGGACATATTCGGTATCTCGCAAGTCTACGGCATGCATAATCACCCGGGCATGAACGTTGGCACCTTTTCCACGCGAAAGGGGGCGGTGATGGCGGCTGCCGATCAGTTCGATATCGAGATCGTTGGACGAAGCGGTCATGCAGCTCAGCCACACAAGAGCGTTGATCCGGTTCTGGCCGCGGCCCATGTCGTCGTGGCGCTTCAGTCCATTGCTGCGCGGGAGACCGATCCCTTGAAATCTGTCGTGGTAACTGTCACGACCATTCACGGTGGGGACGCCTACAATGTCATTCCCGACAGCGTGAAGCTCACGGGGACGGTGCGTACTCTGTTGCCGGAGTTGCGCGACATGGCGGAAGCCCGGATCGGCGAAATTGTCAACGGCGTTGCCTTGGCGATGGGTGCCAAAGCAAAGGTGACATACAAGAGAGGCTATCCGGTCACCATCAATCACGAAGCTGAAACCGAGTTCTCGCTTGACGTGCTGCGAAAGGTTGTCGGCCCCCACGCCGTCAGTGACGCTTTCCCGCCTGCCATGGGTGCTGAGGATTTCTCATACATGCTGGAAGCGCGCCCCGGCTCCTTTGTGTTCATCGGCAATGGCGACACGGCCAACCTGCATAACTCGGCCTATGACTTTAATGACGAAATCATTCCGTACGGGATTTCCTATTGGGTCACTCTGGCCGAAACGGCCCTGGCAGCCTGA